TCGTCGCAGTTTCCTTCAACTTTAATAGTTAAATTTTTCGCATCTGCATGGTTAAATACGCTAGCATTCATGTTTACAACTGATTGCATATCGCTTTTGATATTAAATTTATCAAAATCAAAATATACGTTTTTAACATGTCCTTCAACCATAGATATTAGTTGTTGTAATTTATCGCTAGCACTCATCATGCTATCGCTAGAACCCATAGTAGATGCGCTACCTTGTTTAGAATCAGCACTCATATCAACCTCAGGGGCTTTTGAGCTACAACCACTCATTAGTAAAGCTGCGACAACAGCAGAAGCTAAAGCTACTTTTTTCATTTTAATCCTTTGCAAAAATTTTAGTGATTATATCATATTTTTTTAATAAGATTACCAATCAATAGACTGTATTCTACCTATCTTTAGAGGAAATTGAAAGCTCCTATTTTCATTTATGCGTATTATTCCTAGTGAGCTCTGACCTCCAAGCTCCTTAATAAACACTACACTTTGTCCGTCGCTAGAAAATCTAGGATATAAATTCTTTCCGCTTGCGGTAAGCTGTCTTATATAGTCTGTTTTGGTTGAAATCATATAGATATTAAAATCTCTAGTTCC
This Campylobacter sp. RM16192 DNA region includes the following protein-coding sequences:
- a CDS encoding OmpA family protein; amino-acid sequence: MKKVALASAVVAALLMSGCSSKAPEVDMSADSKQGSASTMGSSDSMMSASDKLQQLISMVEGHVKNVYFDFDKFNIKSDMQSVVNMNASVFNHADAKNLTIKVEGNCDEWGSDEYNYALGLKRAKATKDALVKQGIAADRITVVSYGESNPVCTDKTKACDAQNRRAEFKVLP